Sequence from the Saccharopolyspora pogona genome:
GGACGAACTTGGGGGCCAGTGGGGTGGGCGACTCAACTTGCGTTTGATCGGGCCGCTCGCTCCCTATGATTTCTTGCCGGAGGCTTGACATGGGGCTCAGCACCGGACTCCTCACGCTTCCGCTGGCACCCCGTCCAAGGTGCCGTACGGGCGGCCGAACAGATCAAGCAGCACGCGGAGCGACAGTACTATGAGGCCGCTCAGATCCAGCGTCAGATAGCCAATGTCGATGGGGCACACGCTGCCGGCGAACTGACAGATCAGGAGCGATGACCGGCAAGCAGACCTGTTGGCGAGACTGTTCGAAGCGCAACGCCGCCGTGAAGCTGGGGAGATGTGAATCCGGTGGCCACCGCGCGGGGCGACGACGGCGCCGTCGATCTGGTAGCAGTCCCCCGGCCGGGCGCAGGCGAACCGCCGCCACGACGACCGGGGCCGCCTGGTCGGGTTCTCGGCCAAAAGCTCGAGTTCGTCGAGGATCCGGTTGATCGTCGAGCGGCCCCGTTCGCAACGGGGGCGGCCGGCGGTCACCTCGCCGCACCCCGATCCGTCGGCCCGTCAGCCCGCGCGCCGCGGTGCGGCCGGTCCTGGTCCGCGCGGGTACGGCCGCCGCATGTGCCGGTCGGCTGATGCGCTTCGGTGGTCGCCCGGTCGATGACCACTCCGCCGTCTGCCCGACCGCACCCGCCTTTGTCCTCGTCTGATGGTTTCGCCTGGTCAGGGCCCCACAGGCCCTGAGCTGCGGAAATGGGGCTGATCGGCGTGCGGTTTCGCGTGGGACCGGTGCGGGTAGTGCGAGGGCAGTCCAGCACCGCAGTCGAAAGGATCAGCCATGACCACGGCGCGCGACATCATGCATGCAGGGGCGAAGTGCATCGATGAGGACGACAGCCTGTACACGGCCGCGCAGATGATGCGCGACCTCAAGGTCGGGTCGTTGCCGATCTGCGGTCGGGACAACCGGCTGCACGGCATCATCACGGACCGCGACATCGTCCTGCGCTGCTGCGCGGAAGGACGCAACCCAGCTGAGATGAGGGCCGGGGAACTGGCCCAGGGCAAGCCACACTGGGTCGACGCCGGCTCCGACGTGGATCAGGTGCTGTCGATGATGGAGCAGCACCAGATCCGGCGAGTGCCGGTCATCGCCGACCACAAGCTGGTCGGCATGATCAGCGAGGCCGACCTGGCCCGGCACCTCAGCGACGAGCAGTTGGCGCATTTCGTGGAGAGCATCTACGCGGCGAGGTGATGCCCGAGACCGGTGCCCGGTTGCCGCCGGGTGCCGGCTGGTCGCCGTCTTCGGCGGGTTCTGGCCAGCGCCCAGTTGAAGCGCTATTTATCCTGGTCAGTGCCCTCCCTAGGAATCCGGGGCGAAGGGGGCGGGAAAATCAGATGACCACACGCGTCTTCGTGGTCGACGACCACGATGTGATTCGGCGGGGCATCGCGGCCCTTGTTGGGGCCGTGGAGGACCTCGAACTGGTCGGCGAGGCCGCCACGGTCGCCGAAGCGTTGGCCTGGGTGCCGAAGGCCAACCCTGACGTCGCGGTGCTGGACGTGCGACTGCCGGACGGCAACGGCGTTGAGCTTTGCCGCGAGCTCCAGTCTCAGCTGCCCGAGCTGCGCTGCCTGATGCTGACCTCCTTCGACGACCACGACGCCCTGATGGACGCGATCATGGCCGGCGCCGCCGGGTTCGTGCTCAAGGGCGTGGTCAGCGAGGAACTGGTCACCGCGATCCGCACCGCCGGGGCCGGGCAGTCGCTGCTCAGCCCCAAGAAGACCGAGGCGATGCTGTCCTGGCTGCGCCGGGAGCAGCAGCAGACCGACCCGCTGCGCGAGCTGACCGCGCGCGAGCGGCAGGTGCTGGAACTCATCGGTGAGGGGCTCACCAACCGGGAGATCGCTAACCGCATGTTCCTAGCCGAGAAGACCATCAAGAACTACGTGTCGCAGATGCTGGCCAAGCTGGCCATGCGGCACCGCAGCGAAGCGGCCGTGCTGGCCACCGAGTTGCGGTTGGACCGCGATTCGCGCGGCAAGCGCTGACCCGGTGCGGAGGTCGTCATGTCGTCACAGCCGCCGGACGTGCCGTCCGCGGAGCTGGATCTCGCCCAACCGGTGAGCGAGGATGCGTTGCTGCGCCTGGTGATCGGGTTGCGCGAGCTGCGGGACGGCAACTTCCGCCGCCGCCTGGTGTTCTCCGGTGGCGGGTTGGCGAGCGAGGTCGCCACGGTGTTCAACGAGCTCGCCGAGCGAAACCAGTTCCTGGTCGGCGAGCTGGAGCGCGTCAGCGCCGCCGCGGAGCAGGGCGAATGGCCGATCCCGCAGATCGACTTCGACGGCTCCGCGCACGGCGGTTGGACGGTCGCCGCGAATTCGGTGAACACGATGACCAGCACCTTGCTGGCACCGATGGCGGAGCTCAACCGGGTGCTGGGGGCGTTCACCCGCGGCGACCTGTCGCAGCGGATGCCGCGCCGCGCGGCCGACGCGGCGCTGCCCGGGGAGCTGGCCGGACTGAGCACGGCGGTCAACGAGATGTTGGACCAGCTGTCGCTGTTCGCCCAGGAGATCACCAGGGTGGCGCGGGAGATCGGCACCGAGGGCAAGCTCGGTGGTCAGGCGCATGTGCCCGGCCTGGTCGGCACCTGGAGGGACCTGGCCGATTCGGTCAACGGGATGGCCGCCGACCTCACCGGCCAGCTGCGCGACATCTCGCACGTCGCCAAGGCGGTCGCGGCCGGCGACCTGACCCGCAAGATCACCGTCGAGGTCTCCGGCGAGACGCGCGAGCTCAAGGAGACCATCAACACGATGGTCGACCAGCTGTCGGGGTTCGCGGAGGAGGTCACCCGGGTGGCCCGCGAGGTGGCCAGCGAGGGCCGGCTGGGTGGTCAGGCCGAGGTGCCCGGCGCGGCCGGCACCTGGCGCGGCCTGGTCGACTCGGTGAACTTCATGGCCAACAACCTCACCGTCCAGGTCCGCAACATCGCGCAGGTCGCCACCGCGGTCGCCCGCGGCGACCTGACGCAGAAGATCGACGTGGACGCCCGCGGCGAGATCCTGCAGCTGAAGAACACCATCAACACGATGGTCGACCAGCTGTCGGCGTTCGCCGACGAGGTCACGCGGGTGGCCCGCGAGGTCGGCACCGACGGCAAGCTCGGCGGCCAGGCGCGGGTGCACGGCGTGGCGGGCACCTGGAAGGACCTGACCGACAACGTCAACATCATGGCCGACAACCTGACCAACCAGGTGCGCAGCATCGCCCAGGTGGCGACCGGGGTGGCTGGCGGCGACCTGTCGAAGAAGATCATGGTGGAGGCTAAGGGAGAGGTCGCTGCGCTGGCCGAGACGATCAACGGGATGGTCGAGACGCTGCGCGCATTCGCCGAGCAGGTCACGCTGGTCGCGCGCGAGGTCGGCACCGAGGGCAGCCTCGGCGGCCAGGCGCGGGTGCCCAACGTGGCGGGCACCTGGAAGGACCTGACCGACAACGTCAACATCATGGCCCGCAACCTGACCAACCAGGTGCGCAACATCGCCCAGGTCACCACCGCGGTGGCACGCGGTGACCTGTCCAAGAAGATCGACGTGGACGCCCGCGGCGAGATCCTGGAGCTCAAGACCACGATCAACACGATGGTCGACCAGCTGTCCGCGTTCGCCGCCGAGGTCACCCGGGTGGCCCGCGAGGTCGGCACCGAGGGCAAGCTCGGCGGCCAGGCCGAGGTCGCCGACGTCTCCGGCACCTGGCGGCGGCTGACCGAGAGCGTCAACCGGCTGGCCGGCAACCTCACCACCCAGGTGCGCGCCATCGCCCTGGTGGCCACCGCGGTCACCGAAGGCGACCTGACCCGCCAGATCACCGTGGACGCCTCCGGCGAGGTCGCCGAGCTCAAGGACAACATCAACGCGATGATCAGCAACCTCAAGGAGACCACCAGGGCCAACCAGGAGCAGGACTGGCTGAAGACCAACCTCGCGCGGATCTCGGCGCTGATGCAGGGCCAGCACGACCTGGAGGAACTCGCCCAGCTGATCATGACCGAACTGGTGCCGCTGGTGTCGGCCCAGTACGGCGCGTTCTTCCTGAGCCGGCCGGGGGAGGACGACCGCACGATCCTGGAGCGTACCGCCGGCTACGGCCGCCCCGGCGCTCGCGACGGCGGCCCGCCGCTGCGCTTCGAGGTGGGGGAGTCGCTGGTCGGGCAGGTCGCGGCGGACCGCAAGTCGATCCTGGTCACCGACGTGCCGCCGGAATACGTCCGGATCAGTTCCGGGCTCGGCGCAACCGCACCCGCGGACGTGGCGATCGTGCCGGTGCTGTTCGAGGGCGAGGTGCTGGCGGTCATCGAGCTGGCGTCCGTCAACAAGTTCACCTCGGTGCACCTGGACCTGCTGGAACGGCTGAAGGAGACCATCGGCGTCGACGTCAACACGATCGTGGTGAACTCGCGCACCGAGGCGCTGCTGGCCGAGTCCCAGCACCTGGCCAAGGAGCTGCAGGCGCGCTCCGAGCAGCTGCAGCAGCAGCAGACCGAGCTGCAGCGCTCCAACACCGAACTGGAGGAGAAGGCGGCGCTGCTGGCCAGCCGCAACCGGGACATCGAGCTGAAGAACATCGAGATCGAGCAGGCCCGCCAGGAGCTGGAGGAACGGGCCCGGCAGCTGTCCCAGGCCTCCGCCTACAAGTCGGAGTTCCTGGCCAACATGTCGCACGAGCTGCGCACCCCGCTGAACAGCGTGCTGATCCTGGCGAAGCTGCTGGCCGACAACATGGAGGGCAACCTCACCTCGCAGCAGGTGGATCTGGCCAAGACCGTGCACCAGGCGGGCACCGACCTGCTGCAGCTGATCAACGACGTCCTGGACCTGTCCAAAGTGGAGGCGGGGCAGATGCACCTGCTGCCCGAGGACGTCGAGCTGGTCGACCTCGCCGCGCACATGGAGTCGCTGTACCAGCCGCTGGCGGCGGACAAGGGGCTGGCCTTCAAGGTGTCCGTGGCGCCGACGGTGCCGCCGACGGTGCGTACCGACCGGAACCGGCTGGAGCAGATCGTGCGGAACCTGCTGTCCAACGCGGTGAAGTTCACCGACAAGGGCGCCGTCGAGCTGCGGGTCCGCCCGGCTCAGCCCAGCGAGGTGCACGACCAGGGCCTGCGCCACGCCCGGCGGCGGCTGGCGTTCTCGGTGCGCGACACCGGAATCGGCATCCCCGCCGACAAGCTGAGCCTGATCTTCGAGGCGTTCCAGCAGGTGGACGGCACCACGGTGCGTAAGTACGGCGGGACCGGTCTGGGGCTGTCCATCAGCCGCGAGCTGACCGCCCTGCTCGGTGGCGAGCTCCAGGTGGACAGCGAGCCCGGACGGGGCAGCACCTTCACGCTGTACCTGCCGATGGAGCCCTCGATGGCCAAGCCGGTCGAGCCGCTCGAGCCGCTCGAGCCGGTCGCCGAGCCCATGCCCTGGCCGGTGGCCGTGCCGGAACGCCCGCCGCGTGGATGCGTGCCGAGCACGGCGGAGGCCAGCCTGGACGTGTCAGCCGAGGGCATCGACCCGCCGATGCGGTCCACCGAACTGATCCGGCAGGAGGGTCACCAGCACATGCTGCACGTCGAGGAGCCGGCGGAGCGCGCGTCGTTGCAGTTCAACGGGGAGAAGGTGCTCGTCGTCGACGACGACTACCGGAGCGTGCAGGCGATGCGCCTGCTACTGGAGCAGCACGGCCTGCAGGTGGTGCACGCGGACAACGCGCTGGCCGGGCTCAACGCGCTGCAGCACCAGGGCGACATCATGATCGTGCTGATGGACGTGATGATGCCGGAAATGGATGGCAACGCCACGATCCGCATCATCCGGGAGATGCCGCGCTACCGGGACCTGACGATCATCGCGATCACGGCGAAGGCGATGAAGGGCGACCGGGAAGCGAGCATCGCGGCCGGGGCCACCGAGTGCATGAGCAAACCGGTCGACGTCAACAAGCTGCTGGAGCTGCTCGCCGAGCACCTGCCGGCGGGACGCGCCCCCGAAACAGGGGGATGAGGCTCAGTCGACCTGCTCTGGCTCTTCGATCGTCGGCATCTCGGCGAGCTGCTCGCGCAGCTTTTGTGCCCACGCGAGGTCGCGCGCGAAGGTCGCGTCGAAGTGGTCGATGCCGTGTGGATCAGCCATGGCGGTTCCCAACTGTGCTAGCTCGCAGGCTGTTGCCGACCACAATAACCGCAGGTGGAAGACCCGTCGGCGGGCCAGGCCTGCCGATACCGCGACGGCCGGGGCGGCCGGGGCCGGTGTGCCGCAAGTGGCGGTTCCGCAGCGCCGACCGCCCCGAACCGAAGATGGAAGTCACACTTCAGGGTCTTTCGGCACTGTTGCGACCGCCACGGGCTGCTCCACCGGCACCGGCGCGACCAGCGGATCCTGGCGCAGCTCGCGCCACAAGGAGAACGCCAGCGCGAGCATTACCAGCACGAACGGGGCGGCCGTGACGATGACCGTCTTCTGCAGGGCGTCCAGACCACCGGCGACCAGCAGCACGATCGCGGTAACACCGGTCAGCGCGCCCCACAGCGCGAGCACCGACGTCCTCGGCCTGGCGTGGCCGTCCGAGGACAGCATGCTCAGCACGAAGGTGTTGGCGTCCGCGCCGGAGACGAAGAACAGCAGGACCAGCGCCATCGCGATCACCGAGGTCAACGCCGGCCACGGCAGCGTCTCCAGCATGGCGAAGATCGCGTTGTTGGAGTCCTGCGCGGCGGCCTGCGCCACCTGACCGCCGTGGAAGGCGTCCTCGAAGATCGCCGAACCGCCGAAGGCGGTGAACCAGAGGAAGAACACCGCACTGGGCACGCCGAGCACGGCGATCACGAACTCGCGGATGGTGCGGCCCTTCGAGATGCGCGCCAGGAACACGCCGACGAAGGCGCCCCAGGAGATCCACCAGGCGAGCATGAAGTAGGTCCAGCTCTGCATCCACTCCAGCTCGCCGAAGATCCCGGTGCGCAGGCTCATCGGGATGAAGTCGCCGGCGTACTGGCCGAGCGACTCCACCAGCAGGTTGAGCACGAAACCGGTCGGCCCCAACGCCAGCACGAATGCGAAAAGCAACACGGCCAGCCCCATGCTGGTCTCGCTGAGGAACCGGATCCCCTTGTGCAGCCCGGTGATCGCCGAGGCGGTGAACAACAGCGTGACGACGGCGATGATCAGGATCTGCGTGCTGGTGCCGCCCGAGAGGCCGAACACCCTGGACAGCCCGCCGTCGATCTGCAGCGCGCCGAGCCCCAGCGAGGTGGTAGTGCCGAACAGCGTCGCGAAGATCGCCAGCACGTCGATGGCCTTGCCGACCGGGCCGTCGACGCGCTCGCCCAGCAGCGGCCGCAGCATCGGGCTGATCAGGCCCTTGCGGCCCTTGCGGTGGGTGGAGTAGCCGAGCGCGATGCCGAACACCGCGAAGATCGCCCAGGCGTGCAGGCCCCAGTCGAAGAACGAGTACTGCATCGCGACCACGGCCGCGTGCTTGGTGCCCGGCTGCGCCAGCCCGTGCGGCGGGGTCACGAAGTGGCTGATCGGCTCGGATACCCCGTAGGAGACCAGGCCGATGCCCATCACCGCGGCCAGGATCATCGCCAGCCAGCTGATCGTGCTGAACTCCGGGCGGTCGGTGTCGGCGCCCAGCCTGATGCGGCCGTAGCGGCTGGCGGCCAGCAGCGCCAGGAAGCCCAGCATCGCCAGGCCGGCCACCAGGTAGATCCAGCCGAAGGTGCCGGTGATCCAGTTCAGGGCGGCGTCGGTGACCGCGTCGAGGTTGTTCGTGAAGAGGGTGGCCCACAGCACGAACAGCGCGCAGAGCGCCACCGATGCGTAGAAGACCGTGCCCAGCCGGTTGGTGGGGGGAGTGCTGGCTCGTGCCATCAGGTCGACTCCAGTCGAAAAGGTTCGGACCCCAGTCCGGGCGCGCGTATCCGACGCGAGGCGAAAGGCGACCCGAGCAGGGAAGAGGTGAGGGGAGAGCGCCGCAGACCCGGACGCGTGCTGCGCGTGCGACGGCGGGCGCCGAGGTGGAGGCTGGTGGAGGCTCTTCCTGTCGGGAGATCGCGGCGGAGGTTCGGCGAACCTCGATCATGGGCGGTCCGGGCAACTGCCGCGCGGGAAAACCCGCCGCCGAATCGAGAACCCTACCGCGCCCGGATCCGGTGGCTGCCGACGCCCCGGGTTCGAGCGCGGGCAGCGCCCACCGGCCGCCCGCGCAGGATCGGCCTGCGCGGGCGGCACGCCATCACCCCTTCGCGCGCCTGCGGAGCAGATATTCCTTGCGGTCCAACGGGTTGTGGTCCGTGCGAGGCAGGGTTGGGATCGCGCCGCGGACCGCTTCGAACCGGCGAAGGCGGATTCGAGCACTCCTCCGCCGCGCTTCCAGTGACCGGGGGCTTGCTTGAGCCACTCATGTTCGGTAGTGGCGTCGGCGAGTTCCGCGCACTGCGGCACGTAGTTCATGAAAGCGCTACGCCGTCGGTATGCGCGACGTTGCTCAAGTGCGATGTTGCACGCCGGACGATGTCGTGCGCGAACACCGCCATCCCGAGCGGCGCCGGGCAGGGTTGTGGTGGGATGCCGGGTGCCTGGTTCGAGTCGAAGGCGAACCGGGTTGATGCGCACGGCGAAATGGGCGCACCGCTGGTTGCAGCTCAACGTCGGCACGGACATCGCGCTGGCGCACGCCATCGGTCGCGAGATCATCGCCTCCGGGCTGCTCAACCGGTCGTTCATCGACCGCGCCACCGGCGGTTTCGACGCCTACGCCGCCGGAGTACAGCAGTGGGCGCCGGAGGGGACGGCCCGGAAACCGGGGTGCCCGCCGAGCTCATCGAGGAACTCGCCCTACGCCCGCGCCGACCGAGCCCAGCTGTGCTGGACGCTGGCCATCACCGAGCACCACAACGGCACCGACAACATACTGTCGCTGATCAACCTGTCGCTGCTGACCGGGTACGTCGGCCGCTACGGCAGCGGGCTGAACCCGTTGCGCGGCCAGAACAACGTGCAGGGCGGCGGCGACATGGGCGCCGCCGACACAGCCCGCCGGCCGACGAGCTCAGCGAGGAGTAGCCGCTGCGGCTGACCACCGGCCGACGGCTGGACTCCTACAACACCGGGGTGCAGTCGGAGGGCTTCAACTACGCCGATGCGGCGCGGCGAAACGCTCGACCCGTGCCCGGCCACGCCGGAGCGCTCGGCGTGGCCGAGGGCGAGCAGGTGCAGATGAACGCGGCGCTGGAGCTGGGGCTGCTGGAATCAGTGGTGCAGCGCTCGGTGAATTGCGTCCACGGCCCCCAACCGTCCTGGACGCGCTGGCAGGGACCGCCGTCCCGGCAACCGGAGGTGCGCGCGGACCTGGCGAGGACGCAGACGAGGCTCGACGCGGTCCGGCTGATGCTCGCCGACGCGGTCCAAGCCGCCTGGCAACGACCGGCCGATGTCCGGCGCAGCTTGTTGCAGGTGAGGACGACGGCCGGCGAAAGTGCGGTGCAGGTGGCGGAACTCGGCATGAAGGTCTGCGGCCAGTTCGCCTTCCGCAAGGAGTCCGGCGTAGAACGCCGCTTCCGAGACGCCCACCTGGCCACCTACGGCCAGTTCCCGGTGGACGCAGCTCTCGACCACCTGGGCCGAACCCTGTGCGGGCTACCGCTGCTGGCCTGACGTCATCAGGGGTGCCGGACCAGCTGGTCGAGCCGGGCTGGGCTTTGTACCAGCGGTAGTTGGGTCTGCGGTGTGCTGCCGATCACCAGCGGCCGCATCATCTCCACCGGGGTCGTCGCGCCGTCCTCGTGGGAGAGGATGTGGCAGTGCCACACCGTGGCCCCGGGCAGCGTGAACAGGCCCACCCACGCGGTGATGTAGTCCGGTGGCGACACGAAGGTTTCCTTGGGGCCGGTTTCGTGGGGTCGCGGCGGTTCGAACGGTCCGATCGTGCCGGGCACCGGCTTGCCGTCGGCACCCCACTGGCCGACGTGCCAGCGCCCGATCAGCCGGAACTCGGCCATGTGCAGGTGGATCGGGTGGGAGTCGGGCGAGCGGTTGCGCATGGCCCACACCTCGGTCGAGTTCAGCTGCGGTGTCTCGGTCGGCGCGTCGTGGTAGTCCAGCAGCCGGTCCCGGTCGCCGAGCTGCGGCGCGCCGGGCGTTGCTTCGGCGGCTTGCACGGTCCGAAGCCTCGCGTCGGGCAGCAAGGCCTCGGGTGGCAGCGCGTTGTTGGTCTCCGGCAGCGCCTGCGGAATTTGGGAGCGGTCCCGTGAACTGGTGGCGGGCCCGACGTCGAATCGCATGATCTGGGGGATTCCGCCGCCGTCGGGATCGACTTCGTCCATGTCGCCGAGCGGGACCGGGGCGTTGTTGGTCAGCACCCAGTTCTCCGACTCGTGGCCGGTGAAGTCGACGACGACCACGTACCGCTCGGCGGGTGCGACGAGGAGTTCCGAAACCGGCGTCGGGTGCAGCAGGTATCCGGAATCGCTGCCCACCACGGTCATCCGGGGAGCGTCCGCGCGCTGCCCGCCGACTTGCCGCAGGCCGAAGCGGTAGGAGCGCGAGTCCGAGGCGTTGAGCAGCGTGAAGGTGTAGCGCCGCGGCTCGACGGAGGACTTCGGGGCAACCGTGCCGTTGACCACCGGTAGATCCCCGAAGAACTCCGGGTCGGCGTGGTTGTAGCACAACGTGGCGTCTGGGTTGAATCTCTTGTCCTGGATGGCGAGGTGCCGGGCGAATTCGCCCTTGGGCAGGGGAAAGCCCGGCTCGATGTCGTCGGTGTTGGGCAGGAAGCCCGCCAGGCCCGCGTAGACGTGGTAACTGGTGTTCCGGTGCGCGTGGTCGTGGTACCACAGCGGACCGGCGGCCTGGTCGTTCGGGAAGTGGTTGGTCCGCGACGCGCCCGGCGGGATCTCCGGCTGCAGCGGGGTCGGAACTCCGTCGCTCGGCGCCAGTTGAAGCCCGGCGTGCCGGTGCACGGTGATGTTGTTGTGGTCGTCCGGCTGGTCGAACGGGAAGATCGGAGTTCCTGCCGGGGGAAGGCCATTGACCACAGTCACGTCGATCGGTTTGCCGCGTTCGGTGACGATGGTGGGGCCGAGGTACTGCATCGGGGTGCCGGGCGTGCTGTAACCCAACGTCCGGACGGCCGGCCACTCGCTGTGGAAGGAGTGGCCGCCGATGTGCGCGGTGAGCGTGTAGTGGCCGGGCGCGTCGGCAGCTGCGACGGGCGGCTGCCGGACCTCGTCCTCGAAGAAGGTCGGCACCGGCGACGGACCGCATCGCACCGGTTCGGCCGCCACCGGCGAACCGGCCGGCACGAGCAGGCCCGCGCCGACGACCGCCACACCGGTCAGGCTCAGCAACCTGGCTCGTGCCAAGATGTTCCGGGGCGGGCGGTGATCGCGGGACGGTGTCGTGTCGCGCATCGAAAGTCCTCGGTCCGCTGCGGGCGCCACCCGCGCGGGCGGCGAGGATTTGGCTTCCTACGGGGAGTTTCGGCAGCGCCCTGGAACGATTGAGCCCGCGGTCGGCGCGGCAAGCCGCCGGGGTGACGAGAAGCACGCGATCGGATGTGCGGTCGGGGCTACCGGTCGCGGGGTTTCGCGCGGGTGTGCATGCGCTCGCCCTGCGGGCCGAACAGGCTGAGAAGCTCCACCGGCGCTTCCCCGGTGCTACCGAACCAGTGCGGCAGGCGGGTGTCGAATTCGGCGGCCTCGCCGACCTTGAGCACGATGTCGTGTTCGGCGAGCACCAGCCGCAGCTTGCCGCCGAGCACGTACAGCCACTCGTAGCCCTCGTGCGTTCGCGGCTCGGGTTCGCTGCGGTCGGTGCCGATGATCATCTTGAACGCCTGCAGGCCGCCGGGCTGCTGGGTCAGCGGCACAACCGTCATGTCCCCGTGCTTCACCGGCTTCAGCCGCACCCGGGGATCGCCGACCGGCGGTGCGCCGACGAGTTCGTCCAGCGGCACCTGGTGGGCGTGCGCGATCGGCAGCAGCAGCTCCAGGCTGGGCTTGCGCTGCCCGGACTCCAGCCGCGACAGCACGCTGACGGAGATCCCGGTCTTTTCCGACAGCGCCGCGAGCGTGCAGTTGCGCTGCTGGCGGATGGTCCTGAGCCGCGGCCCGACGGCGGCGAGTACGTCCTGCATCCCTTTATTGCAGAAACAGCAACAAGGTTTGTCAAGCCGTTGCGACGGCGTGCATGGTCGGTGTCATGAGTTCGAACGTGGAAGACGTACTGGTCATCGGCGGTGGGGCCGCCGGGTTGAACGCCGCGCTCGTGTTGTCGCGGGCCCGCCGCCAGGTGTTGGTGGTCGACTCCGGCAGGCCGCGGAACGCGCCCGCGCACCAGTTGCACGGGTTCGTCTCGCGGGACGGCACGCCGCCGTCGGAGCTCCTGGCCATCGGTCGCGAGGAGGTCGAGCGGTACGGCGGCCGGGTCGTCGCGGGCGGCGTGCGTGCCGTGCGCCGCGATGACGGCGGTTTCGAAGTCGAGGTTTCCGACAGTGTGGTGCGGGCGTGGCGGGTGATCGTGGCGACCGGACTGCGCGACGAGCTCCCCGAGGTCCCCGGCCTGCGGGAACGGTGGGGGCGGGACGTGCTGCACTGCCCGTACTGCCACGCCTGGGAGGTCCGCGACCAGCCGTTCGGCGTGCTCGGCTGGCAGCCGGGGGCGGTGCACCAGGCCATGCTGGTGCGGCAGTGGTCCGACGACGTGGCGTTCTTCGCCGGGAACCTCGGTGACGGGGACCGGGCGAAGCTGGTCGCCCGCGGCGTTCGGATCGTGGACGGCGAGGTCAGCGGTCTGGTGGTCGAGAACGAGGAGCTGCGCGGCGTGCGACTCGCGGACGGGACCGTAGAGGCATTGTCCGCGCTGTTCGTGCCGCCCCGTTTCGTGGCCAACGACACCGTGCTGTCGGAACTGGGCTGCGAGCTCGGCGACGACGGTTGGGTCCAGGTCGATCCGAGCGGCCTGACCAGCGTGCCGGGGGTGTGGGCCGTCGGGAACGTCGTGGACCCCCACGCCCAGGTGGTGAACGCGGCGGCGGCCGGGGCCAAGGCCGCGATCGCGGTGAATTGGGACCTGATCGAAGCGGACATGCTGGAGGTGGCGCGGTGAACGACATCGACTGGGCCGCGATGGCCGACCTGTTGGAGCTCGAAGGCGAGACGCACAGCCCGTACGTGCAGGGAGCTCTCGGCGAGCTGGCACACCTGGCACCGCAGCGGATTCTGGACATCGGCAGCGGGCCGGGCGTCGCGGCCTGCGAGTTGGCGGCGGTGTTCCCGCAAGCCGAGGTCACGGCGATGGACGGGACGCCGCAACTGCTGGCGCGCGCCGGAGAACGGGCCGAGCGGCTCGGCGTGCGGCTGCGGACCCAGGTGGCCGAGTTCCCGGCCGGGCTCGCCGACCTGGCCCCGGCCGACCTGGTGTGGTCGGGGCAGGTCGTGCACCACGTCGGCGATCAGCAGGACGCGCTGAACCGGCTGGCCGGGCTGCTCGAACCCGGCGGCGTGCTGGTCGTCGTCGAGGGCGGCCTGCCGGCCCGCTGGCTCCCGCGCGACCTGGGCTTCG
This genomic interval carries:
- a CDS encoding class I SAM-dependent methyltransferase, which gives rise to MNDIDWAAMADLLELEGETHSPYVQGALGELAHLAPQRILDIGSGPGVAACELAAVFPQAEVTAMDGTPQLLARAGERAERLGVRLRTQVAEFPAGLADLAPADLVWSGQVVHHVGDQQDALNRLAGLLEPGGVLVVVEGGLPARWLPRDLGFGRPGLQFRLDAAMADRFDQMRADLPGSITVAEDWPGMLRAAGLTEARAKTFLVDHPAPLADGPRRFARRVLERQRGGLADSLDAEDLATLDRLLDPADPAGIDRRPDLFLLTAKTVHFGRKPRS
- a CDS encoding NAD(P)/FAD-dependent oxidoreductase, giving the protein MSSNVEDVLVIGGGAAGLNAALVLSRARRQVLVVDSGRPRNAPAHQLHGFVSRDGTPPSELLAIGREEVERYGGRVVAGGVRAVRRDDGGFEVEVSDSVVRAWRVIVATGLRDELPEVPGLRERWGRDVLHCPYCHAWEVRDQPFGVLGWQPGAVHQAMLVRQWSDDVAFFAGNLGDGDRAKLVARGVRIVDGEVSGLVVENEELRGVRLADGTVEALSALFVPPRFVANDTVLSELGCELGDDGWVQVDPSGLTSVPGVWAVGNVVDPHAQVVNAAAAGAKAAIAVNWDLIEADMLEVAR
- a CDS encoding acyl-CoA dehydrogenase family protein, whose protein sequence is MQSEGFNYADAARRNARPVPGHAGALGVAEGEQVQMNAALELGLLESVVQRSVNCVHGPQPSWTRWQGPPSRQPEVRADLARTQTRLDAVRLMLADAVQAAWQRPADVRRSLLQVRTTAGESAVQVAELGMKVCGQFAFRKESGVERRFRDAHLATYGQFPVDAALDHLGRTLCGLPLLA
- a CDS encoding helix-turn-helix domain-containing protein — encoded protein: MQDVLAAVGPRLRTIRQQRNCTLAALSEKTGISVSVLSRLESGQRKPSLELLLPIAHAHQVPLDELVGAPPVGDPRVRLKPVKHGDMTVVPLTQQPGGLQAFKMIIGTDRSEPEPRTHEGYEWLYVLGGKLRLVLAEHDIVLKVGEAAEFDTRLPHWFGSTGEAPVELLSLFGPQGERMHTRAKPRDR
- a CDS encoding multicopper oxidase family protein — protein: MRDTTPSRDHRPPRNILARARLLSLTGVAVVGAGLLVPAGSPVAAEPVRCGPSPVPTFFEDEVRQPPVAAADAPGHYTLTAHIGGHSFHSEWPAVRTLGYSTPGTPMQYLGPTIVTERGKPIDVTVVNGLPPAGTPIFPFDQPDDHNNITVHRHAGLQLAPSDGVPTPLQPEIPPGASRTNHFPNDQAAGPLWYHDHAHRNTSYHVYAGLAGFLPNTDDIEPGFPLPKGEFARHLAIQDKRFNPDATLCYNHADPEFFGDLPVVNGTVAPKSSVEPRRYTFTLLNASDSRSYRFGLRQVGGQRADAPRMTVVGSDSGYLLHPTPVSELLVAPAERYVVVVDFTGHESENWVLTNNAPVPLGDMDEVDPDGGGIPQIMRFDVGPATSSRDRSQIPQALPETNNALPPEALLPDARLRTVQAAEATPGAPQLGDRDRLLDYHDAPTETPQLNSTEVWAMRNRSPDSHPIHLHMAEFRLIGRWHVGQWGADGKPVPGTIGPFEPPRPHETGPKETFVSPPDYITAWVGLFTLPGATVWHCHILSHEDGATTPVEMMRPLVIGSTPQTQLPLVQSPARLDQLVRHP